In Brevibacillus brevis NBRC 100599, a single genomic region encodes these proteins:
- a CDS encoding DUF1360 domain-containing protein, translated as MFDLSWIDLIILVLASFRLTHLIVFDEITSFLRNPFYQVFYVPDESGQMVRDFQFKGGRVRQWIGRLLSCHWCVGIWVGALIVGLYMYVPAAYPLLLLLAIAGAAAVIETKLYTS; from the coding sequence ATGTTTGACCTCTCTTGGATCGACCTAATCATTCTCGTGCTGGCAAGCTTTCGTCTCACGCATTTGATTGTTTTTGATGAGATCACGTCTTTTTTGCGAAACCCATTTTACCAGGTGTTCTATGTACCCGACGAGTCGGGGCAAATGGTTCGGGACTTTCAATTTAAAGGCGGAAGGGTGCGCCAATGGATAGGCAGATTGTTGAGCTGCCATTGGTGCGTGGGAATTTGGGTGGGGGCCTTGATCGTGGGGTTGTATATGTATGTGCCAGCCGCCTATCCGTTGCTGCTCCTGCTTGCCATAGCCGGAGCGGCGGCTGTCATTGAAACGAAGCTATATACGAGTTGA
- the rfbF gene encoding glucose-1-phosphate cytidylyltransferase: MKVVILAGGYGTRIGEETHLRPKPLIEIGDWPIICHIMSIYSKYGFHDFIICLGYKGYMIKEYFAHYFLHHSDVTFDFRNDNQVTFHNHNAAPWRVTLIDTGKDTGTGGRVKRIQKYVGEDTFMLTYGDGLSDINIEQLVKFHRTHKKLATITTTQPPGRFGALDIANGNTVTGFQEKPKGDGGWINAGFFVMEPGVFDYMAGDETVLEKEPLEGLAKANQLMAFKHTGFWQPMDTLRDKNYLEELWKSGKAAWATSRT, translated from the coding sequence ATGAAAGTCGTCATCCTAGCAGGAGGGTATGGCACGCGCATTGGAGAAGAAACGCATCTTCGGCCGAAGCCGCTCATTGAAATCGGTGATTGGCCCATCATTTGTCATATCATGTCCATTTATTCCAAGTACGGTTTCCATGATTTCATCATCTGTCTCGGGTACAAAGGCTACATGATCAAGGAGTACTTTGCGCACTACTTCCTTCACCATTCTGATGTGACGTTTGATTTTCGTAACGACAATCAGGTCACTTTTCACAATCACAATGCTGCTCCGTGGCGAGTCACATTGATTGATACGGGGAAAGACACAGGGACAGGTGGAAGGGTGAAGCGGATACAGAAGTATGTGGGAGAAGATACATTCATGCTGACGTATGGAGATGGCCTATCCGACATTAATATTGAACAGCTGGTAAAATTTCATCGCACGCATAAAAAACTCGCAACGATCACTACGACTCAACCGCCAGGCAGATTCGGAGCATTGGATATTGCCAATGGGAACACCGTAACAGGATTCCAGGAGAAGCCAAAAGGGGACGGCGGATGGATCAATGCTGGTTTTTTTGTCATGGAGCCAGGCGTATTTGATTATATGGCAGGTGATGAGACGGTATTGGAAAAAGAGCCGTTGGAGGGCTTGGCCAAGGCGAATCAACTAATGGCCTTCAAGCATACCGGTTTTTGGCAGCCAATGGATACACTCCGGGATAAAAACTACTTGGAAGAACTGTGGAAATCCGGAAAGGCAGCATGGGCAACCAGCCGAACATAA
- a CDS encoding FkbM family methyltransferase, which translates to MSRMQQIRDTWRKERRIPFPLTEQETWDFWLLEAPTNDLKKSKIKHIAKTMGIRTLIETGTFKGDMLQAMKHHFDLLVSIELDEALFIAAKERFSGDSHIHILHGDSGKVLSNLMHSVTSPCLFWLDGHYIPRSTEAAKGDLDTPILHELAAILQHSVLNHVILIDDARCFIGPNPLLKDYPTIQELREFVHSLRPDLLFVVGNDIIMIYNPLEGATNSMKKVDFHLPFDNQTFTVYGDDSDQSVLYFMEYYKGYYEDYVIHPLKKIVQPDHVCLDIGANIGAISLALSYLAPQGKVYAFEPSDVNYPYLLRNLAENHITNVEPLQLGIADRNGNIHFNDDPRGGGWSYIPHEPEAVEKSTQFISCVRLDDWVEQNMISRIDLIKIDVEGSEVIVLESALRTLKQWDPDVIIEFNPESITENFGRHPLVLYTLLEKLFTHLYMFKRDNTVVKVKNYNHLLDEMKPFHADLFCTNKTFLD; encoded by the coding sequence ATGTCACGCATGCAGCAAATTCGGGATACGTGGAGGAAGGAGCGCCGAATCCCGTTTCCGTTAACCGAACAAGAAACTTGGGATTTTTGGCTGTTGGAAGCACCGACAAACGATTTGAAAAAGTCGAAGATCAAGCATATCGCAAAAACGATGGGCATCCGCACCTTGATCGAGACAGGTACGTTTAAAGGCGACATGTTGCAAGCAATGAAACACCATTTCGACTTGCTTGTTTCCATCGAGCTGGATGAAGCATTGTTTATCGCGGCAAAAGAAAGATTCTCAGGCGACAGCCACATCCATATCCTCCACGGTGACAGTGGAAAAGTATTGAGCAACCTGATGCACTCTGTTACATCACCTTGCCTGTTTTGGCTGGACGGTCATTACATCCCGCGCTCAACGGAGGCAGCCAAGGGGGACCTGGACACCCCTATCTTGCATGAGCTGGCTGCCATTTTGCAGCATTCTGTTCTTAATCACGTCATTTTGATTGATGATGCTCGTTGCTTTATTGGTCCCAATCCATTGTTGAAAGATTATCCCACTATCCAAGAACTACGAGAATTCGTTCATTCTCTTCGTCCCGACCTCTTATTCGTCGTAGGAAATGACATCATCATGATCTACAATCCACTTGAAGGAGCAACAAATTCGATGAAGAAAGTTGACTTTCACCTGCCGTTTGACAATCAAACCTTTACCGTCTATGGGGACGACTCTGATCAAAGCGTCCTGTATTTTATGGAGTATTACAAAGGGTACTATGAAGACTACGTTATCCATCCTCTGAAAAAAATCGTACAACCTGACCATGTTTGCCTAGACATCGGAGCGAACATCGGTGCGATCTCGCTCGCCCTAAGCTATCTCGCGCCTCAAGGCAAGGTGTACGCATTTGAACCCTCCGATGTCAATTATCCTTATCTCCTGCGAAATCTTGCCGAGAATCACATCACCAATGTCGAGCCACTCCAGCTGGGAATAGCCGATCGCAACGGGAACATTCATTTTAACGACGACCCGCGTGGAGGCGGATGGTCTTATATCCCACATGAGCCAGAAGCCGTGGAGAAATCCACCCAATTCATATCATGTGTCAGGCTGGATGACTGGGTAGAGCAGAATATGATCTCGCGCATCGACCTGATAAAAATTGACGTGGAAGGCTCTGAGGTCATCGTCTTGGAAAGTGCCTTGCGAACGCTTAAGCAGTGGGACCCAGATGTGATCATTGAATTCAACCCTGAGAGCATCACGGAAAACTTCGGCAGACATCCACTCGTGCTCTACACACTGCTGGAGAAATTATTTACCCACCTGTATATGTTTAAACGGGACAATACAGTGGTAAAGGTGAAGAACTACAACCACTTACTAGACGAAATGAAACCTTTTCACGCTGATCTGTTTTGCACAAACAAGACGTTCCTCGATTAA
- a CDS encoding DUF1698 domain-containing protein translates to MGRFWTDQEILDEINKRRWYHKIELRPGIVTPGITLLENIWNMTRQSREYIPYSGKRVLDLASFDGMWAFEAEQRGASLVVATDCMQPLYLNFEFCKNILQSKVLPLYNTSPYKLWEGLQVLLMDDFIEPLPFPQQIRHNQFDVVQHLGLLYHLRDPMWTLSQCRSVIKPGGHLLLETACILDTNQSIMVYNGAPGQMNRIYKDDTTWWLPSVLCIEEMLRGTLFEVIPESVRTIPSGKINNYDAGRISLVARAIPGSEIDQNCHAELLRIFRNPGIIPDYL, encoded by the coding sequence ATGGGAAGATTTTGGACAGATCAGGAAATTCTCGATGAGATCAACAAACGACGATGGTACCATAAAATCGAGTTGCGACCTGGTATTGTCACTCCCGGGATTACGCTTCTGGAAAATATATGGAATATGACGAGACAATCCAGAGAATACATCCCATATTCGGGGAAACGCGTTCTTGATCTGGCTAGTTTTGACGGTATGTGGGCTTTTGAAGCGGAGCAGCGAGGGGCAAGTCTTGTCGTGGCTACGGATTGTATGCAGCCGCTCTATTTGAATTTTGAGTTTTGCAAGAACATCCTGCAAAGCAAAGTTTTGCCGCTGTACAATACCAGCCCTTACAAACTATGGGAAGGGCTGCAAGTTTTGCTGATGGACGATTTTATAGAACCACTGCCATTCCCTCAACAAATACGGCACAATCAATTTGATGTCGTCCAGCATCTTGGACTGCTCTATCATCTGCGCGATCCGATGTGGACATTGTCGCAATGCCGAAGCGTGATTAAGCCAGGTGGGCACCTCTTGTTGGAAACTGCCTGTATTCTGGATACGAATCAGTCCATCATGGTCTACAACGGAGCTCCTGGACAAATGAATCGGATTTATAAGGACGATACGACTTGGTGGTTGCCATCCGTACTTTGCATTGAGGAGATGCTCCGAGGCACGTTGTTTGAAGTTATTCCTGAATCGGTTAGGACCATCCCCTCTGGCAAAATAAACAATTACGATGCGGGTCGCATCAGCCTCGTGGCAAGAGCCATTCCTGGTAGCGAGATCGACCAGAACTGTCACGCGGAGTTACTCCGTATATTCCGCAATCCGGGGATCATTCCGGACTACCTGTAA
- a CDS encoding peptidoglycan-binding protein, with product MNRNIKKMATILSLSVLVTMIGQPAFAKTSFTSLKKGMKNSRVLEVEKMLDALHYDYKLVVDKTYNSYTVYNVKAFQKKYKLPQTGIVNKTTYDKLTSVYQARKQVQPTQPAQPSTPSKPSTPAESNDYATLKLGASGERVKELQTMLAGLGYKVTASGQFDESTRFAVMLFQSRNKQTLTGEADTKTYTAIQTQYKNNPVQPKPDTKPSTPTNPTTPVTPSKPEQPQNPGAGAQVPLPAGLTAEEKEMVQLVNQERTSRGLAPYQVDMQLENVARVKAQEMVNKGYFSHTSPTYGSPFQMMDTFGIRYLAAAENIAQNNSVSSAHQMFMNSSGHKANIMSPTYDYVAIAVVNGGPYGKTFVQMFLKK from the coding sequence ATGAATCGCAACATAAAGAAAATGGCAACCATCCTTTCCCTGTCCGTCCTCGTAACCATGATCGGACAACCTGCATTTGCGAAAACAAGCTTTACCTCTTTGAAAAAAGGGATGAAGAACTCGCGCGTGCTTGAAGTGGAAAAGATGCTCGATGCACTCCATTACGACTACAAGCTGGTAGTGGACAAGACATACAATAGCTACACAGTTTATAACGTCAAAGCTTTTCAGAAAAAATACAAGCTGCCGCAAACCGGAATTGTAAACAAAACCACCTACGATAAACTGACGAGCGTGTACCAAGCTCGCAAGCAAGTGCAGCCAACACAACCAGCACAGCCAAGCACACCGTCCAAGCCTAGCACTCCGGCTGAGTCCAATGATTACGCTACGCTAAAATTGGGTGCTAGCGGTGAACGCGTGAAGGAATTGCAAACGATGCTCGCTGGCCTCGGTTACAAAGTAACAGCATCGGGACAATTCGATGAATCTACACGTTTTGCCGTCATGCTGTTCCAGTCGCGCAATAAACAAACCTTGACTGGTGAAGCCGATACCAAAACTTATACAGCCATTCAAACGCAATACAAGAACAATCCCGTGCAGCCCAAACCAGATACGAAGCCATCCACTCCAACAAATCCAACGACTCCCGTAACACCTAGCAAGCCTGAGCAGCCGCAAAACCCTGGTGCTGGCGCGCAAGTTCCTCTACCCGCTGGTTTGACGGCTGAGGAAAAAGAAATGGTTCAGCTCGTGAATCAAGAGCGCACCAGCCGCGGACTCGCACCCTATCAAGTGGACATGCAGTTGGAGAACGTTGCACGTGTAAAAGCTCAAGAGATGGTAAACAAAGGCTACTTTAGCCACACCTCTCCCACTTACGGCTCACCGTTTCAAATGATGGACACTTTTGGTATTCGCTATTTGGCTGCTGCCGAAAATATTGCCCAAAACAATTCTGTAAGCAGCGCTCATCAAATGTTCATGAATTCCTCTGGGCACAAAGCTAATATCATGAGTCCAACATACGACTACGTTGCCATTGCTGTTGTAAATGGCGGTCCGTACGGGAAAACGTTCGTACAAATGTTCTTGAAAAAATAA
- the rfbG gene encoding CDP-glucose 4,6-dehydratase, which produces MIDPAFWRDKKVLITGHTGFKGAWLCLWLHDLGAKVTGYALSPPTNPSIFECAQISSLVDSIIDDVRSKESVQKAINQANPDIIIHMAAQPLVRLSYQYPAETFEINVMGTVNVLEAARVAVQDGMKIKAIINVTTDKVYENREWVWGYREQDVLGGYDPYSNSKACSEQVTASYRNAFFHPDQYHQHGVAVATARAGNVIGGGDWAMDRLIPDCLSALIKGETIVIRNPKAIRPWQHVLEPLKGYLMLAEKMWANGKDYSESWNFGPNEEDARSVEWIVRQLCERWGAGARFEAERTEPQWHEAKYLKLDCSKAKGVIGWKPNWSLEQTLDSIISWQKAYQRKQDVREICLAQIAAYTNEAK; this is translated from the coding sequence ATGATTGATCCTGCGTTCTGGCGAGACAAAAAAGTGTTGATCACAGGTCATACAGGCTTCAAAGGCGCATGGCTGTGCTTATGGCTGCATGACTTGGGGGCGAAGGTAACAGGGTATGCGCTGTCGCCGCCGACAAATCCGAGTATTTTTGAGTGCGCCCAAATCAGTTCATTGGTTGATTCAATCATTGATGATGTCAGATCGAAGGAAAGTGTTCAAAAAGCAATCAACCAAGCAAACCCGGATATCATCATTCACATGGCCGCTCAGCCGCTGGTGCGTTTATCGTATCAATATCCAGCGGAAACCTTCGAAATCAATGTCATGGGTACGGTAAATGTACTCGAGGCGGCGAGAGTGGCTGTGCAAGACGGAATGAAAATCAAAGCAATTATCAATGTTACGACGGATAAGGTTTATGAAAATCGGGAGTGGGTGTGGGGATACCGCGAGCAGGATGTGCTGGGCGGCTATGATCCGTATTCCAACAGTAAAGCATGTTCGGAGCAAGTGACTGCTTCCTATCGCAATGCTTTTTTCCACCCCGACCAGTATCATCAGCATGGCGTCGCCGTTGCTACAGCGCGAGCAGGCAATGTGATAGGCGGTGGTGATTGGGCGATGGATCGCTTGATACCGGATTGCCTAAGTGCCTTGATAAAGGGAGAGACCATCGTCATCCGAAATCCAAAAGCAATTCGACCGTGGCAGCACGTCCTGGAGCCCTTGAAGGGGTACTTGATGCTCGCTGAAAAAATGTGGGCGAATGGCAAGGATTACTCCGAGAGCTGGAATTTTGGTCCGAATGAGGAAGATGCCAGATCGGTAGAGTGGATCGTCCGGCAATTGTGTGAGCGTTGGGGGGCTGGTGCTCGTTTTGAAGCAGAGCGAACCGAGCCACAATGGCACGAAGCCAAATATTTAAAGCTGGACTGTTCCAAAGCCAAAGGCGTAATAGGCTGGAAGCCCAACTGGTCGCTCGAACAGACCTTGGACAGTATCATTTCTTGGCAGAAGGCTTATCAGCGAAAGCAAGACGTAAGAGAGATTTGTTTGGCCCAAATCGCGGCGTATACCAATGAGGCCAAGTGA
- a CDS encoding glycosyltransferase family 2 protein, which yields MSHSQQPLVSIITPSFNQGRFIRETINSILTQDYANLEHIVVDGGSTDDTLSILQEYAQKDPRFRYISEPDRGQSHALNKGLAMARGEIIGWLNSDDTYVPGAIMMAVHAFASNPSWGMLHGNCQVMNEYGQVSSTYPSEQADSKKLYQSCVICQPSAFIRTHVFRHMGGVDEKLQFCMDYDLWMRIAKFYPIGYVPHYLGNARIHTTCKSATQWHSVGVPEVLRSLAKNYSSIPSHWISYVPHYKGMGVLDLLRIYKSFPSNTTRITSMNRGMDLWAPPVLRAIVESDPSAPAQMLLLKGKVPGSPAKLPKPIVLTALVNGVNVKSYTVDKPTFALEIPLDPNATTHRVDIASSSVGVPNTPQVQQRIVGGYMAEEIIPLSYDEVIVYRIFSRS from the coding sequence GTGTCCCACTCACAGCAACCATTAGTGAGTATCATTACCCCCTCTTTTAACCAAGGCCGGTTTATTCGTGAGACGATAAATAGCATATTGACCCAGGACTATGCAAACCTTGAGCATATCGTGGTAGATGGAGGCTCGACTGACGATACGCTCTCCATCTTGCAAGAATATGCACAAAAAGATCCGCGCTTCCGTTATATTTCCGAACCGGATCGCGGACAGTCTCATGCGCTTAACAAAGGTCTGGCAATGGCAAGAGGGGAAATCATTGGCTGGCTGAATTCAGACGATACCTATGTACCCGGCGCCATCATGATGGCTGTTCACGCTTTTGCGAGCAACCCGAGCTGGGGAATGCTTCACGGCAATTGCCAAGTGATGAACGAGTACGGTCAAGTATCTAGCACCTACCCGTCCGAACAGGCTGATTCCAAGAAGCTGTATCAGAGCTGCGTGATTTGCCAGCCATCCGCTTTCATCAGGACCCACGTTTTCAGGCATATGGGGGGCGTGGATGAAAAATTGCAATTTTGCATGGATTACGACCTGTGGATGCGCATCGCCAAATTTTATCCCATCGGTTATGTGCCTCACTACTTAGGAAACGCCCGAATCCACACGACCTGCAAATCAGCTACACAATGGCATTCTGTCGGCGTACCTGAAGTGTTGCGATCATTAGCAAAAAATTATTCGTCCATCCCCAGCCATTGGATATCGTACGTCCCACACTACAAAGGCATGGGTGTACTCGACCTGTTGAGGATCTATAAGTCCTTTCCATCTAATACAACCAGAATTACAAGCATGAACCGGGGGATGGACTTGTGGGCGCCTCCTGTCCTGCGTGCGATTGTCGAATCAGATCCATCTGCACCGGCTCAAATGTTGTTACTGAAGGGCAAAGTCCCTGGCTCCCCTGCAAAATTGCCAAAGCCCATTGTTTTGACTGCGCTCGTGAATGGCGTAAACGTAAAAAGCTACACCGTTGATAAACCCACCTTTGCCCTCGAAATCCCACTCGATCCGAATGCCACGACACACCGTGTGGACATCGCTTCTTCTAGTGTCGGTGTACCGAACACCCCGCAAGTCCAGCAAAGAATCGTGGGGGGATACATGGCCGAAGAGATTATTCCTCTTTCGTATGACGAAGTGATCGTGTACAGAATTTTTTCAAGGAGTTAA
- a CDS encoding glycosyltransferase family 2 protein, whose protein sequence is MPTSQMPLISIIIPVKNEGDNVRSTITSLLNTRTTFPYEVIVVDDASTDNGCHFLQGQGQNEKIKLITTEGIGAAAARNLGVNHARGNYFIFCDAHLSFENFWIDRMMELILTKKADGVAPGIASMTEPHKIGYGQNLNQKLEITWYPKPTGPSPVAILPGGCFLVTREAFMKVGGFDRGFRIWGFEDIEFSIKMWLFGYTCMVQPSVKILHLFRQVHPYTVAHEHIYYNMLRMAYSHFNERRIEAAKKLVLYANASEIADDVLTCGAAAQRVRYTSQRKFDDNWFFQKFQIPF, encoded by the coding sequence ATGCCCACCTCACAAATGCCCCTAATCTCCATTATCATTCCTGTCAAAAATGAGGGGGACAATGTGCGTTCTACCATCACTTCCCTTTTGAATACAAGAACCACGTTTCCGTATGAAGTGATCGTAGTCGATGATGCCTCAACTGATAACGGTTGTCACTTTTTACAAGGCCAAGGGCAGAATGAAAAAATAAAATTAATCACGACAGAAGGCATTGGTGCTGCAGCAGCACGAAACTTAGGTGTGAATCATGCCCGTGGCAACTACTTTATTTTTTGCGATGCCCATCTGTCTTTTGAAAACTTTTGGATCGATCGCATGATGGAGCTCATTCTGACAAAGAAAGCAGATGGCGTTGCTCCCGGAATCGCTTCCATGACAGAGCCACATAAAATCGGATATGGGCAAAATCTGAATCAGAAGCTCGAAATCACCTGGTATCCAAAGCCAACAGGCCCTTCACCGGTTGCGATATTGCCAGGGGGTTGCTTCCTGGTCACCCGTGAAGCTTTTATGAAGGTCGGGGGTTTTGACCGTGGTTTTCGCATTTGGGGATTTGAAGATATCGAATTTTCCATTAAGATGTGGCTCTTTGGGTATACGTGTATGGTCCAGCCATCCGTAAAAATCTTGCATTTGTTTAGGCAAGTTCACCCTTACACAGTTGCACATGAGCACATTTATTACAATATGCTTCGAATGGCGTACAGCCATTTTAACGAGCGGCGGATTGAGGCTGCGAAAAAACTTGTGCTCTACGCAAATGCGAGTGAAATTGCGGATGATGTGCTGACTTGCGGAGCTGCTGCTCAGCGTGTTCGATACACTTCCCAAAGAAAATTCGACGACAATTGGTTCTTCCAAAAATTCCAAATTCCTTTCTAA
- a CDS encoding NAD-dependent epimerase/dehydratase family protein, with protein sequence MKILVTGATGFLGSQLVKALRLDGHTVIILKRSTSDCSRIQDILPDLITYDADRGQWDAPFFEQGRIDAIIHTATCYGRNNESITTMVDANVTFPLKLLDMAMHFGTPVFLNTDTFSSAPIRLSKHLQPYNLTKRKFREWGKCLADTSSLQFINVRLEHVYGPYDNTNKFVTSVIKSCLENQPELRLTEGNQARDFIYVEDVVSAFRVLLAHVARLPAGFTEYQVGTGTATSIREFVELVHQMTQSSTVLKFGSIAYTDREIMHSHADTRPLQALGWNHRVKLEDGLRKVMATFK encoded by the coding sequence ATGAAGATACTAGTGACCGGCGCGACAGGCTTTCTCGGAAGCCAGCTCGTAAAAGCGCTGCGATTGGACGGACATACTGTCATCATCTTGAAAAGGAGTACTTCCGATTGCTCGCGTATCCAGGACATATTGCCTGATTTGATTACGTATGATGCGGATCGCGGTCAATGGGATGCTCCTTTTTTCGAGCAGGGGAGAATCGACGCAATCATCCATACGGCAACCTGTTATGGACGAAACAACGAGAGCATTACCACGATGGTAGATGCCAATGTGACCTTTCCGCTGAAGCTGCTGGATATGGCCATGCACTTTGGTACCCCTGTTTTTCTAAATACAGATACGTTTTCCAGTGCGCCCATCCGATTATCCAAACATCTGCAACCATACAATTTGACGAAGCGTAAGTTTCGAGAATGGGGAAAATGCCTAGCAGATACCTCTTCCCTACAATTCATCAACGTCAGGCTGGAGCATGTGTATGGTCCTTATGACAATACGAATAAATTTGTGACTTCTGTCATCAAAAGCTGTCTCGAAAATCAACCTGAACTAAGGCTTACAGAAGGGAATCAAGCAAGAGACTTTATTTATGTGGAGGATGTTGTTTCTGCCTTCCGCGTGCTGTTGGCGCATGTTGCTCGTTTACCCGCGGGCTTTACGGAATACCAGGTAGGGACAGGTACGGCTACTTCGATACGAGAGTTTGTAGAACTGGTTCATCAGATGACGCAATCAAGCACGGTCTTGAAGTTCGGATCGATTGCGTATACTGATAGGGAAATCATGCATTCACATGCAGATACTCGACCGCTGCAAGCACTAGGGTGGAATCATCGAGTGAAGCTGGAGGATGGATTGAGAAAGGTAATGGCCACTTTCAAATAG
- a CDS encoding FkbM family methyltransferase — translation MGGLNENSEEVFSPIGYGDITIDCGANYGVISQKMADKGALVFAFEPNPYVFEELKKRVGAYPNVICINKAVWHKNDKLRLHLHEHYHTDPAGSAYASSLLNNHPVTNPHKYVEVEVIDLTQFIQMLNRPIKLIKIDIEGAEFELLEKIVEQNLHLQIEKIVVENHEWLIEGLKTKADHFRRVMQEKQIHNIDLNWI, via the coding sequence GTGGGCGGATTAAACGAGAACAGTGAAGAAGTTTTTTCTCCGATCGGATACGGGGACATAACGATCGATTGTGGGGCAAATTATGGGGTCATTTCTCAAAAAATGGCGGATAAAGGCGCTCTCGTCTTTGCGTTTGAGCCGAATCCATACGTATTTGAGGAATTGAAAAAAAGGGTAGGCGCCTATCCCAATGTTATATGTATCAACAAAGCCGTTTGGCATAAAAACGATAAGCTACGTTTGCATTTGCACGAACATTACCATACGGATCCGGCAGGGTCTGCTTACGCCTCTTCCCTTTTGAACAATCATCCTGTTACGAATCCCCATAAGTATGTAGAAGTAGAGGTCATTGATTTGACACAGTTCATCCAGATGCTCAATCGGCCGATCAAATTAATCAAAATAGATATCGAGGGGGCAGAATTTGAACTGTTGGAAAAAATCGTAGAGCAAAATTTACACCTGCAAATCGAAAAAATCGTCGTAGAAAATCATGAATGGCTGATTGAAGGCTTGAAAACGAAAGCCGATCACTTTCGGAGGGTCATGCAAGAAAAACAAATTCACAACATCGACTTGAACTGGATATAA
- a CDS encoding sugar phosphate nucleotidyltransferase, which produces MKLILLSGGSGKRLWPLSNDVRSKQFLKLIGNAHAQPEAMVQRVWRQLASRNWSEPVYISTGRSHVDLLQSQLGEDVPLIVEPEKRDTFPAIALAVTYLYSALTMDPDEVIAIMPVDPFVEDRFMDRIKELENVILKSGANLALIGVKPTYPSTKYGYIVPQLESQSDQGKIPHAYQKVKSFKEKPSLEQAQDLVEKKALWNCGIFAFRLGYLIRELEQKGLPTEYNRMLEQYSQMPAISFDYEIVEKAEKVVVLPYEGAWKDLGTWNTLTEEMSRNTIGKVLLDESCTNTHVINELDIPIVSIGLSDMIVAASPDGILVSSKEQSHMVKNLSLDWTKRPMYEERRWGWYQVMHFQKNEDAGEVLTKQIHVYAGKNLSYQYHHHRSEVWIIVEGSGEFILDDQLSQVGPGDVLQIPIGAKHAIKATTELAFIEVQMGSQLVEEDIVRLGMTWSAILEQIRKHGDPND; this is translated from the coding sequence GTGAAACTGATATTACTATCGGGTGGTTCAGGGAAAAGGCTGTGGCCGCTCTCCAATGATGTCAGGTCCAAACAGTTCTTGAAATTGATAGGCAATGCACATGCCCAACCAGAGGCGATGGTTCAACGAGTATGGAGGCAGCTGGCCTCCCGCAATTGGTCGGAGCCTGTTTATATTTCAACAGGTCGCTCGCATGTTGATTTGCTTCAAAGCCAACTAGGTGAAGACGTTCCTTTGATCGTGGAGCCGGAAAAAAGGGATACCTTCCCTGCCATTGCTTTAGCGGTAACCTATTTGTACTCTGCTTTGACAATGGACCCGGATGAAGTCATCGCCATCATGCCTGTAGATCCATTCGTTGAGGACCGCTTTATGGACAGGATCAAGGAGCTAGAGAACGTCATCCTCAAATCTGGCGCGAATCTCGCATTAATCGGAGTGAAACCTACGTATCCATCTACGAAATACGGCTACATTGTTCCACAGCTAGAATCACAATCGGATCAGGGTAAAATACCCCATGCCTATCAAAAAGTAAAAAGCTTCAAAGAAAAGCCGTCCCTTGAGCAAGCGCAGGATTTAGTAGAAAAGAAGGCCCTGTGGAATTGTGGAATTTTTGCTTTTCGATTGGGCTATCTGATTCGCGAATTGGAGCAAAAAGGATTGCCTACTGAATACAACCGCATGCTTGAGCAATATAGCCAAATGCCTGCCATCAGCTTTGACTATGAGATTGTAGAAAAGGCAGAGAAAGTAGTCGTTCTCCCGTATGAGGGAGCCTGGAAGGACCTAGGGACGTGGAATACACTCACGGAAGAAATGAGCAGGAATACAATTGGTAAGGTTTTGCTGGATGAGAGCTGCACCAATACGCACGTTATCAACGAATTGGACATCCCTATCGTGTCCATTGGTCTATCGGATATGATCGTGGCGGCGAGTCCGGATGGCATCCTCGTTTCTTCCAAGGAACAAAGTCATATGGTCAAAAATTTGTCTTTGGATTGGACAAAGCGCCCAATGTATGAAGAGCGGCGCTGGGGTTGGTATCAGGTTATGCATTTTCAGAAAAATGAAGACGCGGGGGAAGTATTAACGAAACAAATCCATGTATACGCCGGGAAAAATTTGAGCTATCAGTACCATCACCACCGTAGCGAAGTATGGATCATCGTAGAGGGCAGCGGAGAGTTCATTTTGGATGATCAGCTGAGCCAGGTTGGACCAGGTGACGTATTGCAAATCCCGATAGGAGCCAAGCATGCAATCAAAGCTACGACCGAACTGGCATTCATCGAGGTGCAGATGGGCAGTCAGCTGGTAGAAGAAGATATCGTTCGACTTGGGATGACGTGGTCAGCGATTCTGGAGCAGATTAGGAAGCACGGTGATCCCAATGATTGA